aaaaatacaaaggggttaaccttcctttttttttgaccgaaaaattttccatcccAGAATTGATTTGTCTGACCTTTTTCCGACCATTTGGACCcacaggaactcagaaaacgcagcgaaaagagcgtgggaccaacaggagagaaatgacgacgaaaagatgaccagctgaaaaatgtgaaaaaaacgggttctggttttttgcctgttactcttgatccgttgatcgcagcgtcccgggactgcgcccaatcgatttctctcgcaaaattacgtcggaatagtgcatcaaagaatttattccagcgcttttcaaaattgcgaaaattttcgacaaaaatgcaCAGACGATTTGTGTGTTGATTCTCCTTTCCGAACTTAAtctttatttcaaattcagtTTGATGTAGATATGCTGTACGCTTCACTGTCCAGCTATCGTCGGAACCCAATTACTCAGAAACTTTCTTTCAAACACAACAGATTCTGGAGAGTATTGGTTTTGTAGAAAAATCAGAATTAAATTCTTGGTGTGTAgttaagaattttatttcatcttatGTCGCACGTTCATACTTAAGCCATTAATATCATGTTATCTCTCTTATATCTATCGACTTAGACTAATTGGCCGCAGTAATTTCTGAGCTACATTTGCAAACGCTAATTCTGCTAGTTGTCTAGGGGTGTGCCCGAGCATGTCGACAGCTTCCGGATCGGCTCCACGGTCAAGCAGAAATTGCACCACTTCTCCTTGGTCGTGCAGAGCTCCGAAATGCAGCGCAGTTCTTCCGGAAACGTCTCTTTTCGACAGATCAACACCAGCGTAGCAGTACGACATCAGTCTGTCCACATTTCCGACTGCCGCGGCCAGGCAGAGTTGCTCGCCGATCAAATGGTCACAACCAGAAATGTGTGCTCCACACTCGACCAGTAATTCAATCACCTGCAgtacagaaaaattaaaaaagttgcAACAAACTCTAAAAACTCTCCGCGAATTTCCAGCTGTAATATTTCATTAACTAATTATCTTTTTGCAACCGGGTGCAGAGAAAATACCCCGAGTTTATTGAGGATCTATTTTGGAAATCATCTCTGCATTTTCTGACAGAATATGCAGATAACGGTTTTATAGATTGGAATAAATTGGTTAATAACACTAACGGAAAGTCATATATAGATGACGTACCTCATGGTGGTCGTTTTCGATCGCATCGATGAGAGGAGTGCGGTCAAATCTGTCTCGCAAATGAACGCTGGCACCGTTTTCTAGCAGATAGCGTACCACCTTCAAGCATCCCTCGGAAGCTGCGATATGAAGGGGAGTCCGAAAGTCGGCGTTCGTTTCGCAGAAATCAGATCCCTGTGACATGCAGTATCGTGTTTTGCGATATAATATTACCGTACAATAAATATGCCTTGTTCACGAATTGTCACAAATATCGTATCTACTATATACTCACGTATTCTTTTATCgccatcaatttttcaacgtccTTATCCAATATCGCAGCAGCGACCATTCCAGGAAAAAGACTATTCCTCAATCGGATTATATCGCCCTGCGAAGTGATGTTGAGATTCCTGGCAACGGCGTCCAACAGCTGATTGGATTTAGGATTGAAAGGTCGTTCGGTGGTCAGCTCGCCTCTTATACTGGTTAGCATAATTTCACGTTTCTTCTGCATGTCCCATTCGGACTTCGACAAAACGTATGCTAGTTTCGTGTACGCGGCTTCCGGGGTCATGTCAGATCCAGACAGGACACCTTGATTGAATtgcatttttatattatatgaaaaattgtcgaaagaACTAATGTAAAAACGAAGGTCAACATtcgaataagaaaatttgacACTTGACCCTGTACTCACCGACATCTTGAAGCGTCCTTCCAGTTTCGTAAATTGCGCTCACCGTTCCCTGCGAGCATTGAGTTATGTTTACTATCATTACGCCCCGCTTGACAGCCTTGCGAAGTTCTTCGAGTATGTCCTGTCGGTTTGTAGGCATGTTTCCTGCCCCGTAGGACTGAAGGACCATCCCCTTAGTCGGAGGATACGTCGCGGCGGTTATCATTGCTCTGGTGATGCCAGGAAACAGCCGTAACATCGTGACGTCCTCGCAGAGTTCTGTTTCGAcgctgaatttttcaattttatggGGACGGAATATCGCTCGGTAATCAACTGAAATTGATACGAGAGGTGAATGAAATGTAGTCAGATATTCGTTGGACAAAATTGAAAGCAGCGAAGTCGACGACCTACCATCAATGGTAATTCCTGCAACGGCCAGAGGCACGTAATTCGGTGAATGGAAGGCTTCGAAGGCATCGGCCGTCCTTTTGCTGGTCCGATTTCCGCGCATCAGTTGATTCGCAAAGAAGACACAGACCTCGGGGATGTTGTAGTTACCAGCGATCAACAGGGACGTAAGAAAGTTGTCGAAGCCGTCGCTTCGCGGTTCGAATATCGATATTTGAGAACcggttacgatcactgttttCCCCAAGTTATTCAACATGAAGGAGAGTGCGGAAGCTGTGTAACTCAGCGTGTCCGTTCCGTGAAGAATTACGAAGCCATCGTAATCGGTGTAATATTTCTGAAGGAGATGAAAGGAGATAGcgagtgagaaaaattacggTATGAAAACACGAGGAGCATAAACTTTATGCGATATGATTGAGGATACCATCATTTTGCGCTACCTTTATATCTTCAGCCAGACAAATCCAGTCAGCGGTTCTCGCGTTACTGGAATCGATCAGATTGTCGTATTCAAGAAGCTCGTAAACCACCCTCCGTTTTTCCGAGGTCAACCTATTTCCGAAATAgccgaaattaaaaaattatacgtaataaCGAAAAACTGAACTGGACGACAAGTGAAACTCACGGCAAAACGAGCGGACTgttttcgccaaaatttttgaaagcgTATTCTTCGTCGTGCATTTGAGGATAATTCCGCAACAGTTTGACAATCGCGTTATGAGTCGGAACCAGTGCTGAAAGAACATAATATGCAATGTTATGTAATGCATCACGTTCAAGAGTCCTAAACGTTTAACGTATCAATCGTAAAGATAAACATCTCAGttgacatttttatattttatgtgCGAACGGTAAAGTTCAAGGGTATGAGGCTGCTATAGCAACCCGCGATAGACattcttattcatttttcctctAGAATTAATTTGGTATAGTAAATTAATGAAGGATTGCTAGAaggcatataaatatatagaaCATGACGAATggataaaaatgtttatacGGTTCTAGGTCATAAAATCACGCGTGCCTATCTCTGCTATGTCTACatagtatatttattttcttaaccCATTTTGCTACTTTAAATAATCATAGGGAATACCCCGTATCGGAGAAGATTGTCGTTCAGTATATTTTTACAGTTCGTGCAGTATCTGTTTCCTCAAATACGAAGAGTGCATTGCAAAATCGtgtgtgaaaaatatcgtgCGATTATTTGGGACTGTACATACAAGATGCATTTAAAATCGAAGTGACCCCGAAACTATAATACTTAAGATACATAAAGTTATACCTACATCCGAATTGATTTCTGGTCATCCCGATAGTTCCACCGGTGTAAATGACCAGTACCCGTCCTTCCAAGTCTCGATTACCGATCAACTTCCCCTGCATCGTTACACTCCTCTCCTTGCAGTACATTTCGTACCTTCGCCTTCGTTCAGTGACGTATAGAACAATGTATCCTTATTGgtgtgattaaatttttatccgacTATTTCAGCAAAACGTGCAAGGCAACGAGGTCGATCAACCTCGGAGCCAATTATCGCTGATTAGGATTGTGCATAATTCGTGTATACATACCTCTCAATCGAGAAATGTTACGTTGAAGTGGAATGTAAACTGAATGTCAAATTTCGTCGAGTACGTTGGATTAACGAACGAACTACAGTCGACGAAGAGTCGCTGGAACGACACTCCGCACCGCAGATTCGAGCCGTACTAACGACTGAGCACTTACTCAGATACGTAACGAGTCTTTGCGACACTGCCAGCCGACCGTTGTCCGTTGTATTTGGACAATTTGAACGCAGTTTCGCATTCACCCCGATCCACGCCTCTTGATAATTGCAGTTCACACACGTTTCCCTTTCCCTTTCTCCAACGCATTCCTAAGATAACTGTATTTGCGTATAAGCATTGTATAAGCGTTGAATTActaaatttaattacaatcacTGTTCGCAGGATTAGCGAGTTTTTGTAAAACAGCATTCTATACGCTCACTAGCGTGACTTGGTTTCTGACAGATGCGAATGCGTGAAACGGAAAATATTccgattattatattatcgatAAATTATATTGAATCAATTAAGGAATGCTTGATAAAACCATCTTTAACCGCATTACGTGAAACATGCTTGTCACAAGCGATtggctaattgtaagaataaAATCGCAACGTATATAATCGATTACATGATACATTGACTGTATgtgaagtagaaaaaaatagtagatattttttatagaCGTAACTAAATTTATTCCTAATACGACATatgtattgtaattatatacaGGAtggttgattaaaaaatagtaaatgtAAGTCAAGTAACTTAAGAATAAATTATAGAATACAAGAAAGAAGATTGCGGACAGTACATTGACACTAAGTtacgaaacgaaaataaaaaaaaaaaaaaaaactggacaAACAACTGCAAATCGTCGATACAAAAATTAGCATAAAAACGAATATATCAGCGCAAAAACAATATGAAAAACAACATGAGAAAAAACATATCCATAAACAAATAATACACGATCGTTATTATTCGCAGATTACGAGAGAGTCGTTATATGTACTGCCTGCACTCAAGATTAATTAAATACTCGcatcattttatttcgaatgAAGCAATAGTTCGTGAAATACTATAGTATGTTGACATGTGTCGTAAGATTTGCATCACAAGTACTGTGCTCTATCAATTCAtgacataaataaaaaactgatACGTACGCCTATAACTACGTTGAATTGTCCTTCCtcttaaattttatcatcggGAATTGTTGAAGAGATATTTTCCGAGCAAAGAATACAAATGTCCATAAAATTGGGAAATGTAagtggaaataaaattactcCATTTACGCCTCTATTTACACAATCGAATACGTCGACAAGAACAGATGTTCAAAGTAATTACCGAGGTTCCTAATAGGAAAATGATTagcagaaatatttcaatattgcaAATGCGGTCTCTAACTTTGCAAAAATAGCCTGATTATGATAATATCTGTGTAAGCACAACTGTCGCGTGCAAACCTTTGGTAGGTAGATAtggtaagaagaaaaatatgtacTCCTGTCAGCTGGGACTAATTCACTTGAATCAATATATACATTGCAATTTCATCACTTTAATGATCGGTTCGAAATCGCAATGCCCAGATGGTGTGAATTTATTCAGGAAACTGTTGCATCTCGTTATTCGCTCGATCggtgtgaatattttttattcttctcattTTATCGAATAACCACGTTTTTATAAGCACGGACGTTATTTAGAAATCATCAGACGCAGAATGAAAGTCTAAGTAGCATTTTGCTTACGCTTAGCAGTTAGCTGATTTATCGACGCGACGATTAGAAATTCCTAGATAAAGTTTAAAATTCGCGGTCAAACGATAGAGAagataaaacaaaagaatTCTCATGCGCAACGTGAAGCACGATGAGACAACTAAAGTGGGGAATCCCCACTCTCATTGGACGATCAATGTACGTGTAAAATTCACGTAGGAATACGTGTACGATTGTTTAGTTCAGTGTGTGGATTCCTTTCGCCACGCATACGTGTATTCGAGAGAAGACGACGTTTGACAGGAAGAAATAAAGCAGGAAttgatgatttaaaaaaaacacttaCGGCTGGGAGCAGGTCATGTATCGTCTGCTCGTTTCATAAATGGAGGCTAAGTTGGCTGCCTACAGGGTTAGAAAACGCAAACAAGCTATGGtcgaatcgatgaaaaattctgttaAAGGCGTTTTGACCTGGGGATCGAACACCAGCAACACATCCGCCTCCTCGTCGCCTCCGCCCGCCTACGTAGAACTCGAGGTAAGGTTATGTCTCTTAATTCCAATAATTTGAACCTTGTATCTTGTATTGTATTTTAAATCAAAATCATTGTTATTACGATTACTGTTGTATATATTTACGgttagttttttcatttttatctcgCCTTCTCATTTCCTCACTCACCCAATCTGTATTTTCATCacattgttatttatttgctcGGTTTTGTAACAACAAACAACACTTTTCGAGATAACTGCAAAC
The Neodiprion fabricii isolate iyNeoFabr1 chromosome 5, iyNeoFabr1.1, whole genome shotgun sequence genome window above contains:
- the LOC124183256 gene encoding L-asparaginase isoform X1, which produces MYCKERSVTMQGKLIGNRDLEGRVLVIYTGGTIGMTRNQFGSLVPTHNAIVKLLRNYPQMHDEEYAFKNFGENSPLVLPLTSEKRRVVYELLEYDNLIDSSNARTADWICLAEDIKKYYTDYDGFVILHGTDTLSYTASALSFMLNNLGKTVIVTGSQISIFEPRSDGFDNFLTSLLIAGNYNIPEVCVFFANQLMRGNRTSKRTADAFEAFHSPNYVPLAVAGITIDVDYRAIFRPHKIEKFSVETELCEDVTMLRLFPGITRAMITAATYPPTKGMVLQSYGAGNMPTNRQDILEELRKAVKRGVMIVNITQCSQGTVSAIYETGRTLQDVGVLSGSDMTPEAAYTKLAYVLSKSEWDMQKKREIMLTSIRGELTTERPFNPKSNQLLDAVARNLNITSQGDIIRLRNSLFPGMVAAAILDKDVEKLMAIKEYGSDFCETNADFRTPLHIAASEGCLKVVRYLLENGASVHLRDRFDRTPLIDAIENDHHEVIELLVECGAHISGCDHLIGEQLCLAAAVGNVDRLMSYCYAGVDLSKRDVSGRTALHFGALHDQGEVVQFLLDRGADPEAVDMLGHTPRQLAELAFANVAQKLLRPISLSR
- the LOC124183256 gene encoding L-asparaginase isoform X2, giving the protein MHDEEYAFKNFGENSPLVLPLTSEKRRVVYELLEYDNLIDSSNARTADWICLAEDIKKYYTDYDGFVILHGTDTLSYTASALSFMLNNLGKTVIVTGSQISIFEPRSDGFDNFLTSLLIAGNYNIPEVCVFFANQLMRGNRTSKRTADAFEAFHSPNYVPLAVAGITIDVDYRAIFRPHKIEKFSVETELCEDVTMLRLFPGITRAMITAATYPPTKGMVLQSYGAGNMPTNRQDILEELRKAVKRGVMIVNITQCSQGTVSAIYETGRTLQDVGVLSGSDMTPEAAYTKLAYVLSKSEWDMQKKREIMLTSIRGELTTERPFNPKSNQLLDAVARNLNITSQGDIIRLRNSLFPGMVAAAILDKDVEKLMAIKEYGSDFCETNADFRTPLHIAASEGCLKVVRYLLENGASVHLRDRFDRTPLIDAIENDHHEVIELLVECGAHISGCDHLIGEQLCLAAAVGNVDRLMSYCYAGVDLSKRDVSGRTALHFGALHDQGEVVQFLLDRGADPEAVDMLGHTPRQLAELAFANVAQKLLRPISLSR